Below is a window of Mustela lutreola isolate mMusLut2 chromosome 18, mMusLut2.pri, whole genome shotgun sequence DNA.
ATCACGAAAAACCATTCTCAGGGTTTCCAAGCATTTGGGAAAAGGCCTCCCTCACGATGCTGAATTTAAAGCCCGAGATCACAAGGTGGCCCATgccatttagagagagagagagagagcgcgcgcgcgcgcacaggGGAAACACACTAAGAAAGACATGGAGGTGGGCGCCTGGTGGGACCGGGCGGCTCAGTCGTAAAGCACTTGCCTTCGGTtcacgatcccaggctcctgggacggagtcccacattgggctcccagctcgacagggagcctgcttctccctctccctccccctgcttatgttctctctctgtcaaatgaataagtaaaatcttttaaaaaaacaaagacactgAGAAAAGTGCCAAAAAGTCTAAAAGCCTTGTGGATGTGTGActtcttttttcataatttttggtGTCTTCGAACCACCTCTCCTCGAGGTGTACTACCGTCAGGATTAGAAAACTCACACACACGCCCCTCTGTGTCTACGTGTGTACGCACTCATGCCCGTGTGTACACACTTATGTGAgcacatgcatatgtgtgtgtccaTGTACGAAATAAAACCACGCTGGGTCCGGCCGGGCCCCTGAGCGGACGGGCATACAGTGAAGAAAGGATCGCACCCTCCTAAGGGCCAGGATTTCAGGAACATTGTCCTGAGAATGACGCATCACTTTTAAGAGTCAAATTTTGCTAAATCTTAGGCGTGACTTGGGCCGCACGTTTGCAGAGAAAACATGCAAACCTAAATCCTGCTGAACCGGAGAGCCTCCAGCCCCAGAACCTGTTCCCAGGCTCGGGACGTTGGGGCCCCCAAGAGCACCGGCTCCCTGCCTTTCCCAGAAACAAGCGAAACAGAGTCCTTGGGGTCAAGGCACTACGCAGGGCCCCACAGCCAAGGCACGCGGTACTGGGCTGGAGCCAGGATCCTCCTGCGCCTTCCGTACCTCCAGGCCCTATCTCGAGTCCAGGAATGTCTGAGATCCAACTCTTTCTCAAGATGCCTACAAATCCCTTGACAGTGCAGCAGACTGCCCAGGCGACCCGTGGGTGTGGTCTGCAGCCTGGCGGGGTCAGCCCGGCAGTCCCCCGGTGCTCATCTGCTGGGGCTGGAGCCCCTGAGAACGGGAAGAGCAGGAGCAGCGGGCAAGGGCGCTGCCCTGTCTCCGAGCCTCGTCCTGATCGCTGCCGATCCCAACCCCGCGGGTCGGGGGTTCCAGGTGCAGGACAAGTGCCTCTCAGCTCACACTCTTGGGTCAGGAGACACCAAGGCCACCACGAACCCACAGCCCACGGCCACGTCCAAGCAGCATGAGACTCTGGACTGCAGTGCCCCTACAAAGCCCTGAGCCCCGTGTGGACACACCCTGAGCCAGGGGTCCCGTCGGTGGGTCACAGCCTTTGCTACATCAACTGGGCCTGTGTCCTCTCTCAGGATTTCTCCTCGAAATGTGGAACCTTCCAGAGGGACTCAACAGTGGAGTAAACACGACGAGCGTTGGCACTAAGACGCGTCCTGGTGATGCCTGTCCGCACAAACGGAGGGAAGAGCCTGTCCTTTCCGTCCTGCCTTCTTGAGAACGATAACTCCGGAGCCAGAACCATTTAGCCCAACGTCCATATTCCGTCCGCGGGACTCCCGTCTGCCCTGGAAGGGCAGGAGTGTCACAGGGGTCAGCCCGCGCCCAGCACAGTGTGACGTGAGCTATTGCCAGACGCACTCCACACAGGCCATGCTGCCCAGGATGGGGGACCAGAGCTCCCGTCTGCACCACGAACCCCACCCCCGTGAGGACACGGGAGCACCGTCCCCCGGCAGACGAGGCCTCTACACCTGAGCTGCCTCATGCTCTTCATCAGGGTCAAgttctttttcatcatttagTCACacagtcattcaacaaacgtCTGATAATACAAGCCTACTAATGCCAGGCCCACGCGTAGGCCAAGCAGAGCACAGGGAACAGGACACAGGAATCCTGGCACACAGGTTCCCGTCGCAGCAGGGACGCCTACCCCACATCAGTCCCCTTGACCACCCAGTGTGACTCAGGGGGAGGCAGGTCCGGAACTGGCTTCCTGGGGCTCCTAGTCCTGGCAGGGCCGTGACAGACACACCCCAGCCGTTAGAACCAGGGACCGAGGGAATGATCACAGACAGGGGACAGGTTGTGGGGGGACAGGCCTGCTCTGGCCCACCCAGGGACCCTCCCCGGAGGAAGCGGTGTAGTTGGGGGCAAACAGGCAGAGCAGACCTTGAGAGGAAGCCGGCAGGGCAGAACAGGCCCTGGGCCCCTCATGGAGGGAGCTGCTGGTGGACGGTGAGGAGCCGGAGCTGGACGGACGCACAGGCGGATCATGGGGGCCCGTGGTCCCTCCCGAGGGGGCCGCCCCTGCAGCTCATCCCGCGCTGTCCCCAGCAGGTGAGGCTGACCCCCAGCGTCGGTCCTCCTGACCCGACGCCGCCACGGGGAAGGGAGCCCGCACGACAAAGGGCAGTACAGCTGGTCCTGGTTCTCCCCCTCGGAGGACTCGCACCCCGGACCCTTGCCCCACCGTGCGGACATGGGGGACACCGGAGGGTCCCGGGGGAGAGGCCGCACGGACAACCTGCCATGCCCCGTGTCAGGCACCCCGCCCGGGGTTTGGAAGCAGGAGCACCCCTCGGAGAGGTCACCTGCGCTGCCCTCGGCGGAGGGAGGCCCGGAGAGCCGTCCCCCCATGACGCTGCCCAGATGTGGGAGCCGCAGACACGCAGCTGTGCTGGTGGGGGGCAGTCGGCAATGACCCGGAGCGCCCGTGCAGGGGTGGCTGCAGCACACACTGCCGCAGAGTGGGGCGGCGGGCTCGGCCGGAGGCACCGCCAGGAGCCGCGACTCCCGCAGCTCCCACCGCTGTCAGGGCGCGTGGGGTGGCCAGGCCTGCGCTCCGGGACCCCCGCTCCGCCGGCACAGAGGCTCGCGGGCTGCTGCTGGGGTCGCCCTCGGCAGCTCTGATCCAGtgaggggggcaggggtgaggcaggTGTTCTCCTTGCTCTCAAGGGAGATGTGGGAGACACATAAAGGAAGCAAGCCTTTCGGGGGCCGGGGTTGGAAGTAAAACCGGCTCCTGTTGGTGGGGGCTGCAGGGCTGTCGACCGGCAAAGGAGCTTCGGGGAAACAATCACATCCAGGGGCACTCGCCGTCTGTGAGAGCCTCCGAATAtcggcagggggcgggggggacgcTCAACCAGAGTGAAGCTGCTCGGATGCTCTCGATGGCAGACTCAGTCAACCACAGCTTTTAGAATTTTCAGGACTTTCCACGGCAGTGGGGCAAAGTGGTGGCAAAGGCCCGGGGACGTGACCTTTGCAGGCAGGGCTTTGGTCGGTTGGCGCGAGGCCAAGAGAGCCACGGAAAACCCGCCAGGCCTGTCAGCCCACCACACCGGAGGAGCTACTGCGTGGGCCCCAGACAGCACAGGAGGAAAACAGGAAACGGGCTGAGAAAACCATCAGCGGCAAACACTGGCCACTTCttatggaaaagaaagaactggGAAGGGAGAGCCAGGAATCCAGAGGGCAGAGCCAAGAGCGCTGGAAAGTCATGCCCAGGAATGAGACTAGAACCTGGTCCAGGAACCACCCCGTCCGCCGGCTGCAGTGCACCTTCCCCGCCTGGCTTGGGAATAGGACAGTGCCTGCAATGATGCATTTTCCGTGTCCACGTGGCTGGGCACCGCGGCCAGACGCTCCCTCGAGCACCAGTCTATACTTGCTGAGAACGTGACGGGTTAGAGGGGCTCACATTTAAATCCGTAGACTCGGCTAAGACAGATCCCCCACGGTGCAGGGGGCCTCATCCAGTCGGTTGAAGGCTGGGGCGGAGGAAAGGCTGAGACCCcccaggaagagagaatcctgCTCTGGACGGCCTTAGGGTCCAGCGGCCACACCAGCTCTTCTGTGGAAGGGCTCTCGCCAGGAGCACGGCCTGTGGACTGCACACCGGCCAGCCCGTGATCACAGAGGCCGATACCTGCCCATAAGTGAACCTCTCTGTGCCCAAACACGGACACCCTGCTGGTTCCAACACAAGGTTCTGCTGCTGTAGTCCAATCCCTGCCCATCACGGCCGCTGGATGTCTGGGGCAGACAGCGCCTCTCCTCGGTGTGGGCGTCTTTGTATGAGGAATGAGCTCAAGGACTAGGGCCCAGGGGGCCTGCTGTCCCCGATGAGATCGTGCGGACTGAGCCTGAGGCCATGGCAGGGTGAGATTTGGGGGCTGGACCGGGAGTCGTGCCACTGCACATGGGAGGGATGTGGATTTAGTGCCGAGAGGATGGGGTGTGGATGGGGTGTGGCAGACGGTGTTTTCCAAAGATGGCCCCACGGACACGCCCCACCCAGCATGATCTCCTCACAAGGAGCGGGCATTCCTCCAAGGAGGGGAGGGCCACGTTCCCTTCCCGTGACCCAGGCAGGCCGGAAACTGCGGAAAGTGCCGCAACGTGACTTCTAAGCCTCGTTTAGGAAAGGGGGGGCTCACACAACCCTATCTGCTCGGGACACAGTCCTGGGGAGCCGTGCCCCAGCATGGAAGCATTCCTGCACACAGACGCTGCTGGGCAGGGGAGGGCCCCCGGAGTGGCcatagagacagacagacagacaggctcCCGGGGCCCCAGCTGCTCCAGCCCCCACCTGATGGCGTGAGGCCGGTCTGGAGCCCAGACACCAGAGACCAAGAGCCTCAGGGTGGTCCCAGCTCTCATCCTTCAGACCAGCCCATGTCCTGCACAGTGGCACAGAGCTGAGCTGCCCCACGGAGACCCACTCAGACTGTAGACCTGAGTAAATGGGTTTGAAGCCACTCCCTTAGTCTGCTCCAGCTGCTATCACAAACATACCATGGCTTTAATGGCTTGTAAACAACAGACTCTGAATTCTCACTGCTCTGGGGGCTGGGCAGTTCTAGATCGGGGGCCCGGCATGGCTGGCTGAGGGTCCTCCCCACTGGTCGACTTGTTGCTGTGTTCTCACACAGCTGAGGGTAGAAAGAGGGCGGCTCACACCTGTCTCTTCTCAATAGGGCACTAACCCCGTTCAGGAGGGCACCATCCTCATGACCCAATGGCCCCCacaggccccatctccaaataccatcgcACAGGGGCTACAGTTTCACATGCCTTCATGGGGGACTTAAGGGACACCCTTAAGGGTGTCACAGCCAAGGCTCTCACAGCCCATATGGAGAACTGTGGGTTGCAGCTTTGACAACGGGAAGCCATTAACCACCCCCATGTCAGCTCTGTTTGTAAATGACCACCTGACGACGGCATGAGAAACTGACCAGAGGGGACAAGAGTGATGTCCAGCACCCCACCCGGGGACAAATGCTACCGTGAAAGCAACAGGCAATGGTGGCTCCAAGGTAGTAGGGTCAGGGAGCACACACACAAAGGATTCCAGTCTCAGACTTTATCATACAACAGTAATAAGAGCGTTAAAACTGGCACTGATCATCCCTCTTCATGATTTCCCTTTATGATTCAGTAGGTCTCGGTTCTGTAAAATTAATCCACATCCTACTCCCAACAAATCCTAAAGCATAAAGCCCCATCAGCTTACTTAAAGGGAAAAACACAATTAATTGAGGATTAACATTATATTAAGTTACAGATTATGACTCTGCTCTAGGTGCTCCTCCCTGGCTTTCCTTCAGTTTTTCTGTGTGTCCTGTTCctcaccacagggcctttgcatatgatTTCCCCTGGAACTCTCCTTAGGCACTCTCATCCTTCTGACCTATGCTTTCGTAGTTTATTCCTTTCCTTCAGAGCAGGTGGGTTGTTACTACAGGTGAACTTACACGGTCCCATGCTTACCACCTTTCACCTTGTAGAGTCTCGGCCGCAAGAAGTGGGGACTGAGTCTACTTCACTTGCCGTTCTATTGCTAGCACCTAGAATGGTGCCCGACCCACGGAGTCACTCAAAAACTATttgcaaaagaaggaaattaatttttaatcgGTCAACCATTGCACAAGAAATAGGATGGCTTCAACTTCCAAGGCACTGTTTATTTTAATATCCTTTCTAGCAGGAGCCAGGTTCTTGGCAAAAGATAAACTcctagaagtttttattttattccaaaagTTACTGCTGCTCTGTTTGAGCTATATTGCAAATATGCACTGGATACGGACACTATAATTTtagcataattataataattgcaAGAGAAAAACCCCAGTCAGGGCCACAGTGGAGACGGTAATCGCTTGAACTCCAGAGAAGAGCAGATATGACTCTAAGTCACCAGGGGCAGATGTGCAAAATGGCACAGCGGGTTTCTGATCTGCAAGCAGAAGGCCCCGCCGGGCACCTCCGAGGCCCACTGAGGCAGCCATCTTCATGGGTCACACAGCTCAGATGTAGGGAAGCTTGGGGGCACTGCAGCTGCCTAAGTGATTCCAGATGCCTTGCAAAGCTCTTCTTACTGAGCAATTTATGCTGTTGGCAtttagaaaacaacagaaatatgatTCCAGATGGAGGCGTTCAGAGCTTGGAGAGCCTGTTTTTTGGTACAGGAACAAAGACTCCAAAGGTGTATTTTAAGCTAAAAAGAGACCTTCACCTTCCCAGTGCCAATGCTGCTGCTTGTATGGGGACCCACGGAAGTAAAGTCAGAAGCAAGGGGGACTGTCTAGAAAGATCGCCACAATTCCAGATCCTTCCACCCTCCTGCTAACGCACAACGCGGTCAGAGGGTCAAGGTAGGGCCTTTCTTGAACGAATGCCCAGATTATCAGAAAGGCGAGAGGGCCATATACAGAGTTGCCCAGCCTGGAGGCTAAGATCCACAAGATTCCACTTCTGTTCTCCCCTCCCAAACCAAGACTGCTTTAAATACAGGCAAAATCTTCTAACTCTTCTCATTGTGTTCTAATTATATTATCAGCAATGTCTGCACAGTTGACACTAAGAGCTCAAAACTTTtaatctcattaaaatttttgcttAGTTATCCCCTGAAGAGACAGTTGGAATAACAATTACCATAAATTTGCAGACAATGGCCGGTCCCTGGCAGAAATCTGAAGGCAGGGGAAGCTGTCTTCTGTGGGTTTGGGGTAAGGAGAGGGGTATTCTAATAATAGGACGCCATTAGCTCAGGATGAAAGGCTCAAGGGCACCGTTGGCATCCATTAGGAGTTCCTAATTAGAGTCTGAGTAGCTGCCACTTAATGAGATGGAGGGAAGTGGCCAGAGAACAGGCTGGGAACAGGGCGAACCCTTCATTCCCTGGATGCTCCAGTGGGATGAACAAGAGTTTAAGACCTGCTGGTCACGAGCCTTTAGTGGTTTGAGCAGAAATGCAGCGTCTTACCAAACtggcttgttctttttctttgcccTTAGAATAAATATGGGGGGGGGGTAGAGTTTGAAAATATGGTTTTGTAGAAAATTAAGAGATGGTAGAATTATTTAAAACTCCCCTGATTTAACGTTATGGACGCAGTCCCTCCAGAGCTAGGGACCCTCCCCGCAAGAACTGCGCGGGCCGTGCAGGAGGCAGGGGTCGCCAGCACGTGGGGGTGCCCACGGGGCGGGCAGCGAGGCTGGCACCGAAACTCCCTCCAGACGTGTTCCGGGCGACGGCGTGGGTGAGCCGGTCGCTCGCAGCCCGCACCCGCCGCCCCATCGTGATGTCGCCCCATCGTGATGTCGGGCACGTTCGCACTGGCCACCAGCGGAGGCGCCGGGCGGCCCGGCTCGGTGCCGGGGtaagccccccgcccccacgagCCGCGGCGGAGGCCGGCGAACCCCGGGCGGCTCGGGGTCCTCAAGGGCGGCCACAGGGCGCAGAGCGGCCGAACGAGGAGAACGGGCAACGCGCCGTGGACGTGGGTCCCGTCTCCCCGCGTCCCGGTCCCGGTCCCGGTCCCGGAGGGCCCTCTCTCCCGCCTCCTGCGGCCCCACGACCCGCGCGCTTCCGAGGCGCAGCGCGCAGGCCCGGGCCAGCCCCCGAGAACGCGCGGACCCCGGCCGTGCCAGCAGCAAACGTGGCCACGGcgccccacgcccctccccgagCGCCTGTTCCCCCCGCGGTCACCGCGAGGGCAGCGCGGGGGCTCGTCGTCCTCGGGACGCGGCGCGGCTGCCGAGCCCCACCCGCGGCACCCCCTTCCCGGGGCAGTCCTCGCGGATCGGCCGCCCACCCCCACGCCGGCGCCCCCGGGGCCGAGACCGCCGCCCGCCCTCTGCCCGCACCTCCGCCGGGGAGgaccgcccccgccgcccccgccgcctcccCCAGCTCGGCAGCCACCCCCTCGCCACTCGGCTTCCCCGACCCTGCGCCTCCGGGGGCGTTCGGCCCCCGCCTTCCGTCCTCGGGGCCCTCCCCTACCTCGCCGCTCTGCGACGCGCCCGCCACCCCCGCGCCCACCGGAGCCGGGACTCCGAGCCCCGGTCGGGGGTCTCCGGCGCGCATGCGCGCGGCCCTCTTCCCGCGCACCTGTGCGAGCGCCGGAGGCGGGGCGGTCGCCTCCGCGCACCTGTGCGAGCGCCCCGCGGGCTCCCCGGCATCCTCCCGCGCGCCATCCAGcgcccgggggggggggtcttccgGCTCTTGCGGCGCCCCCGCGAGCGCCCCGGAGGGTCCTCCGCCGCCTCCCGCGCGCCAGCGAGCGCCCCGGGTCCTCCGGCGCCTTCCCGCGCTCCCCAGAGCGCCCGGGCTGTTCCGGCGCCGCCAGGCCCGCCCGGCGAGTCCCCCTGCGCCCTCGCCCCCGGGACGCGCGCTCCCCCAGCCCGCCGCGGGGCGGACGGCGGCGGCCCGGCACTGGGCACTCACCTCGGCCTCGGAGGCCCAGCCGCTCCGCCGAGCGCGCCCAGGCTTCGAGCCGCGGGGGCCGGAGCGGCCGCAGCCTCAGCCGGGCGCGCGTGCACACGGGCGCGCAGCCTCCGGGCTGGAGCGCGAGCCCGCGCCGCCCCTGCCCGCTCCGGGGACGGAGCCGCTCCGCGCGGGGCCCTCCTCCGCCCGCCGCCCGCTTAACCCTTTCCGCAGCCGCGGCAGCTCCTGCAGATGCTGGCGCTCCGGGCGTGCAGAGCGGCGCCGCCTGGGTACCCACGACAGCCCCACGCGGAGGGGCGCCGACGGCGAGGTGGACCCCGGTGCGCCTCGTGAATACTGCTTGcaccccccagccaccccacAAGAAGCGAAACCAGGTTCCCGCCGGCGCGCGGGGGTCTCTGCCTGAGGCCACGCTCTTTTGTgtccagctgcccctcccccgcccatcCTCTGCCAAACCCTGAGATAATGGGCTGGAGTGTGCGTGGATTTTGTGCGGGAAATTAGAGACACGCGTTGTTGACATATGCAGTGATTGAAAACCTGTCGCCTGTAGAttccagaatgaaaaagaaaaacgttCATCGCGCTGCAGGAAACGCGGAAACTTCTTGTGTCCAGCAGTGTGGCCTCAAGCATCCCCAGCTGCCTTCGGCCCCGGCTGCGCCTGCAGCCACCGGGCCGGCTTGTCGGGGCCTCAGGGAAAAGCGGACAGCAAGCTCCCGGAGAGCTGCCCACGGACGGGGAAGACATTTCCACTGACTTCAGCGGCTTTTTATTCCTGCATACAGCTGCTTCCTGCCGGGGTCAGTTCTAGTTAACACCGGGCCCCCAGGGTCAAtgctatttttaaaggttttgtgcAAAATAAGGTTGATTAGATTTCCACAGGCACAGAGGGCCTCAGACTCTGCTTTGTTTCAAGTGTTGCTTCTGACAGTCTTTGCCAGCTTACTGTGCTAGGAGGCTTTTGGATTTCAGACCAGGGCTAAGACTATGAGAACATCCTGAATTCACTCAGTGGCCAACCAGAACACGCCAGGATTTGGATCCACGGCAGCGGAAACCAAGCAAACCACTGGGGTACGCATTTTTACATCATTGGTTAACTCTAGCAGAAACATCTTCTGGGGGCTGACATCATTCCCATCATGGCCCATGTGAATTTTGTTCTGTTCACTCCAGAAATACTCCAAAATCTGGGGTCTTTTCAGTGATGTCTGTTCACCTTCACGTGGAGCCCGTGTCACTAGCTCACCCTTCCCCATTGACCAGAGACGCCTGGAATACAGTTCCGTTTCCCCAGCTGGGCCTGCAGGCCTCACTCCCGGGCTTTCTCAGAGGAGCTTTCAGCCGACCCACAGAGTCAGAGCTCCGCGTGGCTTCCCCACACACTTGTACAGATCAGTGGCCAGTGGCCACTAGCTTTCCCCAACCACTGGTACTCTTGCCAGTGAAGTACTGGCCCATCTCCTCCACCACTCGGAAAACTTCAGTCATGTGTcataattagtttttcttttcacttcacAACGCTTCGCTTGCCATATTCTAGATTCTCGGTAGATGtttactgaatgaaagaaaaagtaaatgaattaacTGAAAATATCCATCCATTCCCTACACCATCTGGCAGATAAGGTGTGTGGGGAGCGCCATCCATTTTCAGACTGTacatgtcttattttaaaaaacatactagGGCCCCAGTATGGTCGATGGGAATTGTAGAGGAATGATCCATTCACTTAATGAGTTCCGTCAAACTACAGGGACCTCCAGAGCGCCTGAAACCGAACGTGGAACATAACAACATCAAGAAGACGGACTTAACTTAAACATTCAATAACATCTATTTTAAGAGTACTTCGAGAATAGTATTTTACTATTTTCAATTTTCCACGGCTCAGAAAGAGCCAAATCGTGCACGGCAGTTCTGAGGAAATGTACAAATACATCACGGCAGAGCTGTGGAGAGTGTAAGTGACACTCATAACTGTCCTGGGTAGGACGGTCGGCAACCCCCTGAATGCTGGGGTCTATGCAGCCTGCGCTCCAGGCCTGGGGGACTCTGAACCCCATTTGGAAGCTGCGTGGAGAAACCGCAAGAGCACGGCCTTGGAATTCGGCAGGCTGGATCTCAGAGCCCCATCCCACCATCTGCAAGTCTTGAGAATTTTGAACAAGAGAACTGACCTCTCCGTGCTCCGCTCTCCACTTCTGTAGGTGGGGGACGTGACTATTCCCCCCCGGCGGGGACACACCGAGGTGATTCCGGCAGTGCTCTCAGCGCTGCGTGTCCTAAGTGCAGGCACAGGCCAACTGcactcctctctcctgtttggAGTCCGTCCCCCCCGCCGGATGACTGTCAGCAAACGCACTCGAGCTCTCCAGTTCTGGACTCCCCCAGACTGGGCTCCTCATGCACGCGCAGGGCTTAGACATAGATGAGGTACATGGCTGTCACTGAGTCACCAGTTCTGAGCCCTGTTAGGACGTGAGATACCGTTTTCCTACTGGTGCTGTTACCAGAAAGCATATAATTTCCCCCAAAGGTTTTAATAGCCCGTAAGAGTTTATGCATTCctgccttccaaaaaaaaaaaagcaattaaactCCACTAACTGTCAGGAATTGATCCAATTGCTACAAAGTACTTTGAGTCCCTTGGcatgaaaaattaattagaatAGCCTGCGTGGGTGTGGGAACAACACTCCGTGCTTCATGTAAAACGTCTGCCCACGCTGTGCCAACGTGAGGCCGTCTCCTCCACCGGGCTCCCTAAAATTCCCCTTTCCCCACCGCGACGGCCCCCTTCGTCTCTGATGGACTGGGGGCCACTGACACTGTTGGGAAAGCTACATCTTGAATATTGTGAAGTTCTTTCCCTCGTGTCTTGAGTTTTCCCAAGTCTCTAATTAGCAGCGTCTGAGAAATTTACACTCGAGAGAGTACGCGCCTACGTCCCCCGAAATACTGCCGACGAGGGAGGGGGACTTGTACGCGCGCACTGACCGCGTGCTGCTGACGTCACCCGGACTTGCATGTTACAGACGCCCCCGGCGTAGGATGATACCTGGAGCCCCTGATTTGAACGGGACAACCGAGACCCGTCTTTTTCACCTTCTAGAGCAAGTCGTGACCACAGCTTGCCCAGTCCACGGGAGGGTGATGCCTTGTTGTACTGAATGCCTCCCTCCCGCTGTCCTCCATCACACTCCGCGGGATGCTGGCACCTGGCCTGTCCCTTCCTTCACTCAGCTGCAGGCCACCAGGAGGCCATGAATCTTTGTCACAGGAGTCGATGCGGCAGCCACTAAGAGACCATTAAGCTCATGAGTGCTGATACTGGTAAAACTTCTTTTGGAAAAGATGTAAAAATttaacagttattttaaaatattttcaaggtatGTGTTCATAGTGTCAGAGCAAATTACTTGCAATGAAATCTGATTTCACCTAAGTCTACGTGGTAGTACATTCATGCGTAAGCGTACGCATACTTGTGCAGAACACCTGGTGTAGATGCGCCCGCACCACGCCGGAGCTGGGAATGTCTCCCTTCTGCCATGCAGGAAGGTGGCCTCCGGAGAGTTTAGTGTAACTCATCTGACGCGTGGTGGGTCGGGGATTTTCACCCCGTCCAGCCCCAAAGCCCTTCCTCACAGTGAGGCACGGTCTTCTCGAATGAATCAATCTAATCTTCGGAGGAAACATCAAGAAGGCTGATGAGCACGAAGGTTCTTATGGGCTAGGTTGTGCCTCGCTCCCCACAGAGATCTGCTGGAGTCCTAACCCCTTGGTAACTCAGAAGGGGACCCTATTTGGGGAAGGCAGCCAACCAAACATGAGGCCATCAGGGTGGGCCCTGGTGTGTGACGAGTGTCCTTCCAGGAGGAGGTTCGGTCCCAGGTGTGGACAGACGCAGGTAGGAATGACAGATGCCAGGGACGCCAGGAACCGGAGGCCCAGGTCCTCTGACAGCCCTCGGACGGCGTGGCCCGTGACACAGGGGTGTCAGCCTGGCCTCAGGACCACGGGAGCGTCCAAATCTGTGGTCTACGTCCCTCCTCACCCCTAGATGGTGCTGACTCcgggcagccccaggaaactgaCACAGAGGTTTCTCGTCTTCTCTGTGCAGGCCGTGCCTTCCAAGGAGTCCGCCGTGAGCAGTCAGGGGTTTGGGTTCTTATTTGACATTGATT
It encodes the following:
- the LOC131820397 gene encoding basic salivary proline-rich protein 2-like, which codes for MSPHRDVGHVRTGHQRRRRAARLGAGVSPPPPRAAAEAGEPRAARGPQGRPQGAERPNEENGQRAVDVGPVSPRPGPGPGPGGPSLPPPAAPRPARFRGAARRPGPAPENARTPAVPAANVATAPHAPPRAPVPPAVTARAARGLVVLGTRRGCRAPPAAPPSRGSPRGSAAHPHAGAPGAETAARPLPAPPPGRTAPAAPAASPSSAATPSPLGFPDPAPPGAFGPRLPSSGPSPTSPLCDAPATPAPTGAGTPSPGRGSPARMRAALFPRTCASAGGGAVASAHLCERPAGSPASSRAPSSARGGGSSGSCGAPASAPEGPPPPPARQRAPRVLRRLPALPRAPGLFRRRQARPASPPAPSPPGRALPQPAAGRTAAARHWALTSASEAQPLRRARPGFEPRGPERPQPQPGARAHGRAASGLEREPAPPLPAPGTEPLRAGPSSARRPLNPFRSRGSSCRCWRSGRAERRRLGTHDSPTRRGADGEVDPGAPREYCLHPPATPQEAKPGSRRRAGVSA